One window of Paenibacillus albicereus genomic DNA carries:
- a CDS encoding NAD-dependent epimerase/dehydratase family protein, whose product MNTIAVTGGSGKLGTEAVRQLQEAGYEVFSLDSRVSERLRCRQLQVDLADLGQVASALRGADAILHLAAIPAPVGHAHSHIFTNNVVGGFNILEAASLLGIRRVVLGSSTSCYGFAWAERPLAPSYLPVDEEHPHLAQEGYGLSKTLNELTAAMFSRRSGLETVSLRFSLIAAPDEYLKLREALRRPEAFAKILWSYVDLRDAAAACVLALEAEGIGGADVLNITGDDTLSERETPDLVKAYVPEVDSFKRELSGGEPLFDNRRAKQVLGWKPEFSWRDGFPDLQPRG is encoded by the coding sequence ATGAACACCATCGCGGTCACAGGCGGGAGCGGCAAGCTGGGCACGGAGGCCGTACGCCAGCTGCAGGAAGCGGGCTACGAGGTCTTCTCGCTCGACAGCCGTGTCTCGGAGCGGCTGCGCTGCCGCCAGCTGCAGGTGGACCTGGCCGATCTCGGCCAAGTCGCCAGCGCGCTGCGCGGCGCGGACGCCATTCTTCATCTGGCCGCCATACCCGCGCCGGTCGGGCATGCGCATAGCCATATTTTCACCAACAACGTCGTCGGCGGCTTCAATATCCTGGAGGCGGCGTCGCTGCTCGGCATCCGGCGCGTCGTGCTCGGCTCGAGCACGTCCTGCTACGGCTTCGCCTGGGCGGAGCGGCCGCTGGCGCCGTCCTACCTGCCGGTCGACGAGGAGCATCCGCATCTGGCGCAGGAGGGCTACGGCCTGTCCAAGACGCTGAACGAGCTGACGGCGGCGATGTTCAGCCGGCGCAGCGGGCTGGAGACGGTGTCGCTGCGCTTCTCGCTGATCGCCGCTCCGGACGAGTACCTGAAGCTGCGCGAGGCGCTGCGCCGGCCGGAGGCGTTCGCCAAGATTCTGTGGAGCTACGTCGACCTGCGCGACGCCGCTGCCGCCTGCGTGCTGGCGCTGGAGGCCGAGGGCATCGGCGGGGCGGACGTGCTGAACATCACCGGCGACGATACGCTGAGCGAGCGGGAGACGCCGGATTTGGTGAAGGCGTATGTTCCGGAGGTGGACTCGTTCAAGCGGGAGCTGTCCGGGGGCGAGCCGCTGTTCGACAACCGGCGGGCCAAGCAGGTGCTGGGATGGAAGCCTGAATTCAGCTGGAGGGACGGATTCCCGGACCTGCAGCCTCGGGGATGA
- a CDS encoding carbohydrate ABC transporter permease, translating into MATSKNKWVPYLFLLPGVLLFLGVGVYSVGFSILLSFYNWSGIDFSTARFEGLANFRQFLLGDDPIVTQNFYKALLHNALIAVFQVAIVVPVALVLAFTLQNTKMAALYRTIYFLPMIASGVAIFYVWKGLFEPAGALNALFAWLGMDFLVVPGGMLGTSSTSLAGIILTTIWGGLPGTLILYYAGLTSIDPTLYEAASVDGASKATLIWRITWPLLKPITLIAVIQMVNGAFQTFENVFIMTGGGPGGSSEVIGTLVYRTAFLDNDYGLASAIGWVSFLVTGVIAIFSIRSFQADI; encoded by the coding sequence ATGGCAACGTCCAAAAACAAATGGGTGCCCTACCTGTTCCTGCTGCCGGGAGTGCTGCTGTTCCTCGGCGTCGGCGTCTACTCGGTCGGATTCTCGATCCTGCTGAGCTTCTACAACTGGTCGGGCATCGACTTCTCCACGGCCCGCTTCGAAGGGCTGGCGAACTTCCGGCAGTTCCTGCTCGGAGACGACCCGATCGTGACGCAGAACTTCTACAAGGCGCTGCTGCACAACGCGCTGATCGCCGTCTTCCAGGTCGCGATCGTCGTGCCCGTGGCGCTGGTGCTGGCGTTCACGCTGCAGAATACGAAGATGGCGGCGCTGTACCGCACGATCTACTTCCTGCCGATGATCGCCTCCGGCGTGGCGATCTTCTACGTCTGGAAAGGCCTGTTCGAGCCTGCCGGCGCGCTCAACGCGCTGTTCGCCTGGCTCGGCATGGACTTCCTCGTCGTGCCGGGCGGCATGCTCGGCACCTCGTCCACCTCGCTCGCCGGCATCATCCTGACGACGATCTGGGGCGGCCTGCCGGGCACGCTCATCCTGTACTACGCCGGCCTGACGTCGATCGACCCGACGCTGTACGAGGCGGCGAGCGTCGACGGCGCGAGCAAGGCGACGCTCATTTGGAGGATCACCTGGCCGCTGCTCAAGCCGATCACGCTGATCGCCGTCATCCAGATGGTCAACGGCGCGTTCCAGACGTTCGAGAACGTCTTCATCATGACCGGAGGAGGACCGGGCGGCAGCTCCGAGGTCATCGGCACGCTCGTCTACCGCACCGCCTTCCTCGACAACGACTACGGCCTGGCCAGCGCGATCGGATGGGTGAGCTTCCTCGTGACGGGAGTCATCGCCATCTTCAGCATCCGCTCGTTCCAGGCGGACATCTAG
- a CDS encoding ABC transporter ATP-binding protein, which yields MGSIMFHHVYKQYKGEPRPAVDDFHLTIEEGEFLVLVGPSGCGKSTTLRMLAGLEEISRGELYLDGKFINYLSPKDRDIAMVFQNYALYPNLSVFDNIALGLKLRKTARHEIDLRVNRVAKILEISHLLERKPSQLSGGQKQRVALGRAIAREPQVFLMDEPLSNLDAKLRAQTRAELIKLQAELKRTTVYVTHDQVEAMTMGSRIVVMKDGVIQQVATPRRLYDEPANRFVAGFIGSPQMNFISGGIHSEDGRLYFANRRMKLELPPQAAQRLGASSGKTLRSVTLGVRPEHVRLASAASAGQAGWTGASVQMTEETGADSYVYLAAGETRLIARTDSESAYMPEENVAFAFQMDKTHLFDEATERSLLGDAP from the coding sequence GTGGGAAGCATCATGTTCCATCATGTGTACAAGCAGTACAAAGGCGAGCCGCGTCCGGCCGTGGACGACTTTCACCTGACGATCGAGGAGGGCGAGTTCCTCGTCCTCGTCGGGCCGTCCGGCTGCGGCAAGTCGACGACGCTGCGCATGCTGGCCGGTCTCGAGGAGATCAGCCGCGGCGAGCTCTACCTCGACGGCAAGTTCATCAACTACCTCTCCCCCAAGGACCGGGACATCGCGATGGTGTTCCAGAACTACGCCCTCTATCCGAACCTCTCCGTCTTCGACAACATCGCGCTCGGCCTCAAGCTGCGCAAGACCGCCCGGCATGAGATCGACCTGCGCGTGAACCGCGTCGCCAAGATTCTGGAAATCTCCCATCTGCTCGAGCGCAAGCCGAGCCAGCTGTCCGGCGGCCAGAAGCAGCGCGTCGCCCTCGGCCGCGCGATCGCGCGGGAGCCGCAAGTGTTCCTCATGGACGAGCCGCTGTCCAACCTCGACGCCAAGCTGCGGGCGCAGACCCGCGCCGAGCTCATCAAGCTGCAGGCCGAGCTGAAGCGGACGACCGTCTACGTCACCCACGACCAGGTCGAGGCGATGACGATGGGCAGCCGCATCGTCGTCATGAAGGACGGCGTCATCCAGCAGGTCGCGACGCCTCGCCGCCTCTACGACGAGCCGGCCAACCGGTTCGTCGCCGGCTTCATCGGCTCGCCGCAGATGAACTTCATCTCCGGCGGCATCCACAGCGAGGACGGACGGCTGTACTTCGCCAACCGGCGCATGAAGCTGGAGCTGCCGCCGCAGGCGGCGCAGCGCCTCGGCGCCTCCAGCGGCAAGACGCTGCGCAGCGTCACGCTCGGCGTGCGGCCCGAGCATGTCCGGCTGGCCTCCGCCGCGAGCGCCGGGCAAGCAGGCTGGACGGGCGCGTCCGTGCAGATGACGGAGGAGACCGGAGCCGACAGCTACGTCTACCTGGCGGCGGGCGAGACGAGGCTCATTGCCCGGACCGATTCCGAAAGCGCATACATGCCGGAGGAGAACGTGGCGTTCGCCTTCCAGATGGACAAGACGCATCTGTTCGACGAAGCGACGGAGCGCTCGCTGCTGGGGGACGCGCCATGA
- a CDS encoding class I SAM-dependent methyltransferase — MNELNDAGVWEQAWRERGERVREKQAKAGILPSRAFDDKADTFNESSFSEEGRRRSQRILGWLEGQGVDFAGLSVLDVGAASGVFTVPMIERGAVVTAVESSPPQVRLLKENAARAGGAALQVAAEPFEEIDVRERGWEGAFDLVFVSMCPVLHDWSAVEKILSCAKEYAYISLPASNGGHSLAEEIWPLVTGQPLHGGLHAEMGFLQHLLYLKGYAYHSLVTRESKLVEMTREEAMTEMKTLLKWRGIAVDEGMERTIADHLEQAYPSGPVSVRQGGRFGKVLVQLGDERMREQAR, encoded by the coding sequence ATGAATGAGCTCAACGATGCCGGCGTGTGGGAGCAGGCCTGGAGGGAAAGAGGCGAACGCGTCAGGGAGAAGCAGGCGAAGGCGGGCATCCTGCCGTCGCGGGCGTTCGACGACAAGGCGGACACGTTCAACGAGTCCTCCTTCAGCGAGGAGGGGCGAAGAAGGTCGCAGCGCATCCTCGGCTGGCTGGAAGGACAAGGCGTCGACTTCGCCGGGCTGTCCGTTCTCGATGTCGGAGCGGCTTCCGGCGTGTTCACGGTGCCGATGATCGAGCGCGGAGCCGTCGTCACGGCGGTGGAGTCGTCTCCGCCTCAGGTCCGCCTCCTCAAGGAGAACGCGGCGCGCGCCGGAGGCGCGGCGCTGCAGGTCGCCGCCGAGCCGTTCGAGGAGATCGACGTGCGGGAGCGGGGCTGGGAGGGCGCCTTCGACCTCGTCTTCGTCTCGATGTGCCCGGTCCTGCACGATTGGAGCGCGGTGGAGAAGATTCTGTCCTGCGCGAAGGAATACGCCTACATCAGCTTGCCCGCGAGCAACGGCGGGCATAGCTTGGCCGAGGAGATCTGGCCGCTCGTCACGGGCCAGCCTCTGCATGGCGGCCTGCATGCGGAGATGGGCTTCCTCCAGCATCTGCTCTACCTCAAGGGCTACGCCTACCATTCGCTCGTCACGCGGGAATCCAAGCTCGTCGAGATGACGAGGGAAGAAGCGATGACAGAAATGAAGACCTTGCTGAAATGGCGCGGCATCGCGGTGGACGAGGGCATGGAGCGGACGATCGCCGACCACCTGGAGCAGGCCTATCCGTCCGGGCCCGTATCGGTCCGGCAAGGCGGCCGCTTCGGCAAGGTGCTCGTGCAGCTGGGGGACGAGCGCATGCGGGAGCAGGCGCGATAG
- a CDS encoding ABC transporter substrate-binding protein, producing MRRKRIALTAALAATALLASACSGGGDEGSAGESGKQLTMWTWKVAYTPGFEAAAKLYEEKTGIQVKIETFTPDDTYRQKFQAAANSKNLPDVVHWWATAGDSIEGSVLELSGEVKEDVMGKFVGTAMDPIRITQSQVDSWASDKNATTVQKSLQAGQFYGLPLDIGGFFTFYGNKKLLEEAGVKAEAPKTWEEFVSMMEAVKAKGSASGLVFGAKLPDLWENWAGSALTIMHGGPQAYTDLLERKTRLSDPGNLPVVQAMETLAQKDLLLPGILSTDIDGADQAFAAGKAAFDLGGSFTMSTLLAMGMSPDDIITFPVPPLSGSKISSWTTDPFTLTQLSVNKDSKSRDDALDFIQFMTTDPAAAVAFANGAYTVPAVDLGADSANLDANLKSISDAFAKEPGPYSEAAPAINSLRGKHKEWEVYAQSMQSVIEKKMTAEQAAKKFDETLEKLEASGN from the coding sequence ATGAGGAGAAAGAGAATCGCACTGACGGCCGCGCTGGCGGCGACGGCGCTGCTCGCGAGCGCCTGCTCGGGAGGCGGCGACGAGGGCTCGGCCGGCGAGTCCGGCAAGCAGCTGACGATGTGGACGTGGAAGGTGGCCTATACGCCGGGCTTCGAGGCCGCCGCCAAGCTCTATGAGGAGAAGACGGGCATCCAGGTGAAGATCGAGACGTTCACGCCGGACGACACGTACCGCCAGAAATTCCAGGCGGCGGCGAACTCCAAGAACCTGCCGGATGTCGTGCACTGGTGGGCGACGGCCGGCGACTCGATCGAGGGCTCGGTGCTGGAGCTGTCGGGCGAAGTGAAGGAAGACGTCATGGGCAAGTTCGTCGGCACGGCGATGGACCCGATCCGCATCACGCAGAGCCAGGTCGACTCCTGGGCGTCGGACAAGAACGCCACGACCGTGCAGAAGTCGCTCCAGGCCGGCCAGTTCTACGGGCTGCCGCTCGACATCGGGGGCTTCTTCACCTTCTACGGCAACAAGAAGCTGCTGGAGGAAGCCGGCGTGAAGGCGGAGGCGCCGAAGACGTGGGAGGAGTTCGTCTCGATGATGGAGGCGGTCAAGGCGAAAGGCTCGGCGTCCGGCCTCGTGTTCGGAGCGAAGCTGCCGGACCTGTGGGAAAACTGGGCCGGCTCCGCGCTGACGATCATGCACGGCGGCCCGCAGGCGTACACCGACCTGCTGGAGCGCAAGACGCGCCTGAGCGATCCCGGCAACCTGCCGGTCGTGCAGGCGATGGAGACGCTCGCGCAGAAGGACCTGCTCCTGCCGGGCATCCTGTCCACCGACATCGACGGCGCCGACCAGGCGTTCGCGGCCGGCAAGGCGGCGTTCGACCTCGGCGGCTCGTTCACGATGTCGACGCTGCTCGCCATGGGCATGAGCCCGGACGACATCATCACGTTCCCGGTGCCGCCGCTGTCCGGCTCCAAAATCTCGTCGTGGACGACCGATCCGTTCACGCTGACCCAGCTGTCGGTCAACAAGGACTCCAAGAGCCGCGACGACGCGCTCGACTTCATCCAGTTCATGACGACCGACCCGGCCGCGGCCGTCGCCTTCGCGAACGGCGCCTACACGGTGCCGGCCGTCGACCTCGGCGCGGACTCCGCCAACCTGGACGCCAACCTGAAGTCCATCTCCGATGCGTTCGCGAAGGAGCCGGGACCTTACTCCGAGGCGGCTCCGGCGATCAACTCGCTGCGCGGCAAGCACAAGGAATGGGAAGTGTACGCCCAGTCGATGCAGTCGGTCATCGAGAAGAAGATGACGGCGGAGCAAGCGGCCAAGAAGTTCGACGAGACGCTGGAGAAGCTCGAGGCGAGCGGCAACTGA
- a CDS encoding carbohydrate ABC transporter permease, which produces MIKYLKHLLLVVYGATCVYPFLWMIGTSLKSTADSLANPQSPFPVAAPLWSNFGIVWNKLNFYQFFVNSVVVSLFVIVGVVLIYTMMGYAFAKFRFAGKKTIYYMFIALLLVPGVTTLIPLYINMTNLGLQNSYIGIILPMINGAAPFAIFLFTSYFRTISHELYESAVLDGCGSFKIYWRIYLPLALPAIGTIAILNFIGSWNNILWPMIIVDKQSLFTLPMGLMYLDSSSFKKWNELMAGALITVIPILLAFPFLQKMYVKGMTVGSVKM; this is translated from the coding sequence ATGATCAAGTATCTCAAGCATCTGCTGCTCGTCGTCTACGGCGCCACCTGCGTCTATCCGTTCCTGTGGATGATCGGCACGTCGCTCAAGTCGACTGCGGATTCGCTCGCGAATCCGCAGTCGCCGTTTCCCGTAGCGGCGCCGCTCTGGTCGAACTTCGGCATCGTGTGGAACAAGCTGAACTTCTATCAGTTCTTCGTCAACAGCGTCGTCGTCAGCCTGTTCGTCATCGTCGGCGTCGTCCTCATCTATACGATGATGGGCTACGCGTTCGCCAAGTTCCGGTTCGCCGGCAAAAAGACGATCTACTACATGTTCATCGCGCTGCTGCTCGTGCCGGGCGTGACGACGCTCATCCCGCTGTACATCAACATGACGAACCTCGGCCTGCAGAACTCCTACATCGGCATCATCCTGCCGATGATCAACGGCGCCGCTCCGTTCGCGATCTTCCTGTTCACGAGCTATTTCCGCACGATCTCGCACGAGCTGTACGAGAGCGCCGTGCTCGACGGCTGCGGCAGCTTCAAGATCTACTGGCGCATCTACCTGCCGCTGGCGCTGCCGGCGATCGGCACGATCGCCATCCTGAACTTCATCGGCAGCTGGAACAACATCCTCTGGCCGATGATTATCGTCGACAAGCAGAGCCTGTTCACGCTGCCGATGGGCCTCATGTACTTGGACTCCTCTTCGTTCAAGAAGTGGAACGAGCTGATGGCCGGCGCGCTGATTACGGTTATCCCGATCCTGCTTGCCTTCCCGTTCCTGCAGAAGATGTACGTGAAGGGCATGACAGTCGGCTCGGTCAAGATGTAG
- a CDS encoding enolase C-terminal domain-like protein → MAKIKDIRCIRTRANACWTIVKVVTDQDGLHGIGSASDMYNPEAVVQVVEQLLKPLLVGKDASNIEDLWNTMTLSAYWRSGGILQTAVAGIDMALWDIKGKEAGLPVYQLLGGAARAAVPCYGHAGGRDRAELAEDVHRFREEGYTVIRVQMGGYGGGGFVDASQARLPDGAWSKDRVFDEQAYVSSITAMFDGLRAEFGPDVNFTHDVHEHLSPVQAIQLARNLEPHRLFFLEDALPPEQLGWYRQLRAASSTPQAVGEQFTHVQEWLPLLSERLIDFIRMRVSKAGGISACRKIAAVAEAFGVRTAWQEGGENDPVNQAAAVHLDMAIWNFGIQEVNHFRPEEQEAFPGLIERKGGYLYASGKPGLGLDIDEAKAAALLSRDWDRSSYHHPYELDRKADGTLVRP, encoded by the coding sequence ATGGCGAAAATCAAGGACATCCGCTGCATCCGCACGCGGGCGAACGCCTGCTGGACGATCGTGAAGGTCGTCACCGACCAGGACGGACTCCACGGCATCGGCTCGGCGTCGGATATGTACAATCCCGAGGCGGTCGTGCAGGTCGTCGAGCAGCTGCTGAAGCCGCTGCTGGTCGGCAAGGACGCCTCGAACATCGAGGACCTGTGGAACACGATGACGCTCAGCGCCTATTGGCGCAGCGGCGGCATCCTCCAGACGGCCGTCGCCGGCATCGACATGGCGCTGTGGGACATCAAGGGCAAGGAGGCGGGGCTGCCGGTGTACCAGCTGCTCGGCGGCGCCGCCCGCGCGGCCGTGCCGTGCTACGGCCATGCCGGCGGCCGGGATCGGGCGGAGCTGGCCGAGGACGTCCACCGCTTCCGCGAAGAGGGCTACACGGTCATCCGCGTCCAGATGGGCGGCTACGGCGGAGGCGGCTTCGTCGACGCTTCGCAGGCGCGGCTGCCGGATGGCGCCTGGTCCAAGGACCGCGTGTTCGACGAGCAGGCGTACGTCTCGTCGATCACGGCGATGTTCGACGGGCTGCGGGCCGAGTTCGGGCCGGACGTGAACTTTACCCATGATGTGCACGAGCATCTGTCTCCGGTCCAGGCGATCCAGCTCGCGCGCAACCTCGAGCCGCATCGGCTGTTCTTCCTGGAGGACGCGCTGCCGCCGGAGCAGCTCGGCTGGTACCGCCAGCTGCGGGCGGCCAGCTCCACGCCGCAGGCGGTGGGCGAGCAGTTCACGCACGTGCAGGAATGGCTGCCGCTGCTGTCCGAGCGGCTGATCGACTTCATCCGCATGCGCGTGTCCAAGGCGGGCGGCATCAGCGCCTGCCGCAAGATCGCCGCCGTCGCCGAGGCGTTCGGCGTCCGCACCGCCTGGCAGGAGGGCGGGGAGAACGACCCCGTCAACCAGGCGGCCGCCGTGCACCTGGACATGGCGATCTGGAATTTCGGCATCCAGGAAGTGAACCATTTCCGGCCGGAGGAGCAGGAGGCATTCCCCGGCCTGATCGAGCGCAAGGGCGGCTATCTGTATGCGAGCGGCAAGCCCGGGCTCGGCCTCGACATCGACGAGGCCAAGGCGGCGGCGCTGCTGAGCCGGGACTGGGACCGCTCGTCGTACCACCATCCATACGAGCTCGACCGCAAGGCCGACGGCACGCTGGTGCGGCCGTAA